One Pseudanabaena sp. ABRG5-3 DNA segment encodes these proteins:
- a CDS encoding MBL fold metallo-hydrolase — protein MTLPPDLLILDVGQGNCTLLRNTEGTIVIDCPSGTTLIETIEELKIQEISHLLISHADEDHIGGISTLLRNPSCYLR, from the coding sequence ATGACCTTACCACCTGATTTGTTGATTTTAGATGTAGGGCAAGGGAATTGTACACTACTAAGAAATACTGAAGGGACAATTGTAATTGACTGCCCTTCAGGAACGACATTAATTGAGACTATTGAAGAACTTAAAATACAAGAGATTTCTCATCTACTAATTTCTCATGCTGATGAAGATCACATTGGTGGCATTTCTACTTTATTACGTAACCCAAGTTGCTACCTAAGGTAA
- a CDS encoding IS982 family transposase — protein MNDEIVAIYCLCDDILRAMNHQGDIQQQISDAEVMTTAIVAVLYFGGNFEKARKELSEPQYIPKMVSRSRFNRRLHRVEPMLLMLFECLGQAWKQLNTESVYSIDSFPIPVCDNIRIPRSKIYDGNEEYRGYQASKKRYFYGIKIHLMVTESGEPVEFFLTNGSFADVKGLRVFPFALPEGSVVYADKAYNDYEIEDLLLEAENIKLSAMRKSNSQRPVPGYVQFLQHHKRKVIETTGSLISQLLPKSIHAVTAKGFELKVMLFVLALSVNLWVAT, from the coding sequence ATGAATGATGAAATTGTAGCGATTTATTGCCTGTGTGACGACATTCTCCGAGCAATGAACCATCAAGGTGACATACAGCAACAGATAAGTGATGCCGAAGTAATGACCACAGCCATAGTTGCAGTTCTGTATTTTGGTGGAAATTTTGAGAAAGCCAGAAAAGAACTCTCAGAGCCACAATATATCCCCAAAATGGTGAGTCGGAGTCGGTTCAATCGTAGACTTCACAGGGTTGAACCGATGCTATTGATGTTGTTTGAGTGTCTGGGACAAGCATGGAAACAACTGAACACTGAATCGGTTTACAGCATTGATAGCTTTCCGATTCCCGTCTGTGACAATATCCGCATACCAAGGTCAAAAATCTATGACGGTAATGAGGAGTATCGGGGCTATCAAGCCAGCAAGAAGCGATATTTTTACGGTATTAAAATCCATTTGATGGTCACAGAATCGGGGGAACCTGTAGAGTTTTTTCTAACTAATGGTTCCTTTGCCGATGTTAAGGGGTTGAGGGTATTTCCATTTGCTTTACCTGAAGGCAGTGTAGTCTATGCAGACAAGGCTTACAACGATTATGAAATTGAGGATTTGTTGCTTGAAGCTGAGAATATCAAGCTCTCAGCAATGCGAAAAAGCAATTCACAGCGACCTGTACCTGGCTATGTTCAGTTTCTTCAGCACCATAAGCGCAAAGTAATCGAAACTACGGGTAGTTTGATATCCCAGCTTTTACCTAAATCTATTCATGCTGTTACTGCAAAAGGTTTTGAGCTTAAAGTTATGCTCTTTGTCCTTGCTCTTAGCGTTAATTTATGGGTAGCAACTTAG